A genomic region of Coraliomargarita sinensis contains the following coding sequences:
- a CDS encoding nucleotide exchange factor GrpE produces MKDKETKETEEFEETSAAAEVEVEPEAAAEEASAAEPELSELEKAQAEAAEMKARYLRSVADLENYRKRMGREKQDIIRSAAAGVIEELLPVLDTMKLGLQAAENHPEAKDVTIGFKMVDDQLKKTLAEQGLEELIPDGERFDPNLHECVAHQPSDEVEEDHVIETARAGYRLNDRLIRAANVIVSSGPAKEES; encoded by the coding sequence ATGAAAGACAAAGAGACCAAGGAAACCGAAGAATTTGAGGAGACCTCCGCCGCAGCCGAAGTGGAAGTTGAGCCGGAGGCTGCCGCCGAGGAAGCAAGCGCCGCCGAGCCTGAGCTCAGCGAGCTGGAAAAAGCGCAGGCGGAAGCCGCCGAGATGAAGGCACGCTACCTTCGCTCCGTGGCCGATCTGGAGAATTACCGCAAACGCATGGGCCGCGAGAAGCAGGACATCATTCGCAGTGCCGCCGCCGGCGTCATCGAGGAGCTGCTGCCTGTGCTCGACACCATGAAGCTCGGCCTCCAGGCCGCCGAGAACCATCCGGAGGCAAAGGATGTGACGATCGGCTTCAAAATGGTCGACGACCAACTCAAGAAAACGCTGGCCGAACAGGGCCTCGAAGAATTGATCCCCGACGGCGAGCGCTTCGATCCGAACCTGCACGAATGTGTGGCCCATCAGCCCTCCGACGAGGTGGAGGAAGACCATGTCATCGAGACCGCGCGCGCCGGCTATCGCCTGAACGATCGCCTGATCCGGGCGGCCAACGTGATCGTCTCCAGCGGTCCAGCGAAAGAAGAAAGCTAA
- a CDS encoding glycosyltransferase yields the protein MPTDSKINTEPSYSVIIPAFNEAQELPATLAAVRTAMSAQAVPGEIVVVDNNSTDDTADVARAHGADHVVFEPVNQIARARNSGANQSRGRHLIFVDADTRISPGLLAESLDMLASGRFVGGGSIIQFEGPISAVGRFGIGLWERISKLTQIAAGSYLFCRADAFREVDGFDERLYASEEVRLSRLLKKWGRRKGLRFEIIRSSPARTSARKLNWYSGPQILGWVFFMMLFPLAVRWRKLCGFWYRRPEVHS from the coding sequence ATGCCGACTGATTCGAAAATCAACACCGAGCCGAGCTACTCGGTCATCATTCCCGCGTTCAACGAAGCGCAGGAACTCCCAGCCACCCTGGCGGCGGTCCGCACGGCGATGTCCGCGCAGGCGGTTCCCGGAGAGATCGTCGTCGTGGACAACAATTCCACCGACGATACGGCGGATGTGGCCCGTGCCCATGGTGCCGACCACGTTGTCTTTGAACCGGTCAACCAGATCGCCCGCGCCCGGAACAGCGGGGCGAATCAAAGCCGGGGCCGCCATTTGATCTTTGTCGATGCCGACACCCGCATCTCCCCCGGCCTGTTGGCGGAGAGTCTGGACATGCTTGCTTCCGGGCGCTTTGTCGGCGGCGGCTCGATCATTCAGTTCGAGGGGCCGATCAGCGCGGTCGGTCGCTTCGGGATCGGCCTGTGGGAACGCATCTCCAAACTCACGCAAATCGCGGCCGGGAGCTACCTCTTCTGCCGGGCCGATGCGTTTCGCGAGGTCGATGGATTTGACGAACGACTCTACGCCAGCGAAGAAGTGCGACTCTCCCGCCTCCTCAAGAAATGGGGCCGGCGGAAAGGGCTCCGCTTCGAAATCATCCGTTCCTCCCCCGCCCGGACCTCGGCCCGCAAGCTGAACTGGTATTCCGGCCCGCAAATTCTGGGCTGGGTTTTCTTTATGATGCTTTTTCCCCTCGCCGTGCGCTGGCGAAAGCTCTGCGGCTTCTGGTATCGACGCCCGGAAGTGCATTCTTGA
- a CDS encoding heme-binding protein: MSLQSTTHADQQAFPQTEVGATELKTIPASRMIVSECKDHYFSENNGLFRPLFRYISRNDIAMTTPVEAEMMPGRMYFYIGADASHRELSSTDEVKVVDLPERLVASIGVRGGYTRENFNAARKQLQAWLNSHPTHKADGEARGVFWNGPYVPWFLKRFEVHLPVIERSQNAD; this comes from the coding sequence ATGAGCCTACAAAGCACAACGCATGCGGATCAGCAGGCCTTCCCCCAAACGGAGGTGGGTGCGACGGAGTTGAAGACCATTCCCGCCAGCCGCATGATTGTCTCTGAGTGCAAGGATCATTATTTTTCCGAGAATAACGGACTCTTTCGCCCGCTCTTTCGCTACATCAGCCGGAATGATATCGCCATGACGACTCCGGTCGAAGCGGAAATGATGCCGGGCCGGATGTATTTTTATATCGGCGCGGATGCCAGTCACCGCGAGCTTTCCTCCACCGACGAGGTGAAAGTGGTCGATTTGCCCGAACGCTTGGTTGCCAGCATCGGCGTGCGCGGAGGCTACACCAGGGAGAATTTCAATGCAGCACGCAAACAACTGCAGGCTTGGCTGAACTCCCATCCCACCCATAAAGCCGACGGGGAGGCCCGGGGCGTATTCTGGAACGGGCCCTATGTCCCCTGGTTTTTGAAGCGTTTTGAAGTGCACCTGCCAGTGATCGAACGGAGTCAGAATGCCGACTGA
- a CDS encoding protein-disulfide reductase DsbD family protein has translation MRFKEFTRAVSFFCLAALSLQAEPVQSVHTTIDLVSDSSEIVPGQTFQLAVTFDMEPEWHIYWENPGASGLPPELDWKLPDGFEAGEIVWPAPERISLEGLVSYGFKDTATLVVPVVAPSDLEPGAEIPVRLDLSFLICKEICLPGDASLELTLRSGTTQKPSADSAVFERAREAQPGEEVPFEVTPIAMDEKTLTVEISGADLPESLYFYAAEASMLDPNADQPYTIADGTGRLSLPLDFAFFDQEPGKIKGVLRSPDQSWHAVVPVKSQSSRAASSAESAEVSVAASPGGLEQKLLDFGLLGWLLLAFVGGLILNVMPCVLPVLSLKVFSLLNHSGQSRSHALAHGIAYTLGVVASFILLAAVLFSLRALGESIGWGFQLQNPGFVLVLGLVFFLFGLNLLGVFEIGSGLVGADAKVAGRKDLFGSFGVGVLAAVVGAPCVGPFVGGVSGVALQTNTFTGLFIFAMLGFGMASPFLFLAIFPKLVAYLPKPGPWMETFKQSMGFLLLAALVFLLYLLGQLGGGAAITVMLVVLLVSAIAAWVYGRWAAPGKSFKSRIIARSITILLLVAGAFWGLRAIDAAYDNFTRGVAGAATEDGHWAPWSKEAVEQAIAEGKPVFVDFTATWCLICQVNKKTALRTDETHALFEEYDVVSLSADWTRRDAAITAELEKFGRSGVPLYLLYSPEGEVSVLPQNLTNGIIREAVEGLFED, from the coding sequence ATGCGTTTCAAAGAATTCACACGCGCCGTCAGCTTTTTTTGTCTCGCGGCCTTGTCGCTGCAGGCCGAGCCGGTGCAATCGGTCCATACCACGATCGACCTGGTTTCGGACAGCAGCGAGATCGTGCCGGGGCAGACCTTCCAGCTGGCCGTGACCTTCGACATGGAACCGGAGTGGCACATCTACTGGGAGAACCCGGGGGCCAGTGGCCTGCCGCCCGAGTTGGACTGGAAACTGCCCGACGGCTTTGAAGCCGGCGAAATCGTCTGGCCCGCCCCCGAGCGTATTTCCCTCGAAGGCCTGGTCAGCTACGGTTTTAAGGATACCGCCACGCTGGTCGTGCCGGTGGTGGCCCCGTCGGATCTTGAGCCCGGAGCCGAGATTCCGGTCCGGCTCGACCTCAGCTTTCTCATCTGTAAAGAAATTTGCCTGCCGGGTGATGCCAGCCTGGAGCTAACGCTACGCAGTGGTACGACTCAAAAACCGAGTGCCGATTCCGCGGTCTTTGAACGCGCACGTGAGGCTCAGCCCGGAGAGGAGGTCCCCTTCGAGGTGACGCCCATCGCCATGGATGAGAAAACACTGACGGTGGAGATTTCCGGTGCCGACCTGCCGGAATCGCTTTATTTCTACGCAGCGGAAGCGAGCATGCTCGATCCCAACGCCGACCAGCCTTACACCATCGCCGACGGCACCGGCCGTCTGAGCCTTCCCCTTGACTTTGCCTTTTTTGATCAAGAGCCCGGCAAAATCAAAGGTGTGCTGCGGTCGCCGGACCAAAGCTGGCATGCGGTGGTCCCGGTCAAGTCCCAGTCCAGCCGGGCCGCCTCGTCCGCCGAGTCCGCAGAGGTGTCAGTGGCCGCCTCCCCCGGGGGGCTGGAGCAAAAGCTGTTGGACTTCGGCCTCCTGGGCTGGCTCCTCCTCGCTTTCGTCGGCGGCTTGATTCTCAATGTCATGCCCTGTGTCCTGCCGGTGCTCTCGCTCAAGGTGTTTTCGCTGCTGAATCACAGCGGGCAGTCCCGCAGCCACGCTTTGGCGCACGGGATCGCTTATACGCTCGGTGTGGTGGCCAGCTTCATTCTCCTGGCGGCGGTGCTGTTCAGCCTTCGGGCACTGGGCGAAAGTATCGGCTGGGGCTTTCAACTGCAAAATCCGGGATTTGTGCTGGTACTCGGACTCGTTTTTTTCCTCTTCGGGCTCAACTTGCTGGGGGTCTTTGAGATTGGTTCCGGACTGGTCGGGGCCGATGCCAAAGTTGCCGGGCGTAAGGACCTATTCGGCTCTTTCGGAGTCGGAGTCCTGGCTGCGGTTGTAGGGGCGCCCTGTGTAGGGCCCTTTGTCGGTGGCGTCAGCGGGGTCGCGCTTCAGACCAATACCTTCACCGGGCTATTCATCTTTGCCATGCTCGGCTTCGGTATGGCCTCGCCATTTCTTTTCCTGGCCATCTTTCCCAAGCTGGTGGCGTACCTGCCCAAGCCGGGCCCCTGGATGGAAACCTTCAAACAATCGATGGGCTTCCTCCTCCTGGCTGCGCTGGTCTTTCTACTTTATCTACTCGGACAGCTGGGGGGGGGCGCCGCCATCACGGTGATGCTCGTTGTCCTGCTGGTCTCTGCAATCGCGGCCTGGGTCTACGGGCGCTGGGCGGCACCGGGGAAATCATTCAAGTCGCGGATCATTGCCCGGAGCATAACGATTCTACTGCTTGTAGCCGGTGCTTTCTGGGGCTTGCGTGCGATCGATGCGGCCTACGACAACTTTACCCGCGGTGTTGCCGGAGCGGCTACTGAAGACGGGCACTGGGCCCCCTGGAGCAAGGAGGCTGTCGAGCAGGCGATCGCCGAGGGGAAGCCGGTCTTTGTCGATTTTACGGCCACCTGGTGCCTGATCTGCCAGGTGAATAAAAAGACGGCGCTGCGCACGGATGAAACCCACGCGTTGTTTGAAGAGTACGACGTCGTCAGTCTTTCGGCCGACTGGACCCGCCGGGATGCCGCGATTACGGCCGAACTGGAAAAGTTCGGGCGGTCCGGCGTGCCCCTCTATTTGCTCTATAGCCCGGAGGGCGAGGTTTCGGTGCTACCGCAGAATTTGACCAACGGGATTATCCGGGAGGCGGTCGAAGGCCTCTTTGAGGATTAG
- the obgE gene encoding GTPase ObgE translates to MFYDEVNVTLKAGKGGDGCFSFRRAKYEPKGGPDGGDGGRGGNVYIVGDTNVADLTDFHFKPGWRAKNGEPGRGSDQHGAKGSHLTLKLPVGTIVVDRETGDPIAEVTEHGEEVLLLEGGDGGKGNAQFKSSTNQAPRQFTLGKPGEEGEFRLIIKTIADVGLIGFPNAGKSTLLNMMTNAHPKTGAYPFTTMFPTVGVLEYPDQFERITLADIPGLIEGASKNKGLGHRFLKHVERCKVLLVMIDMQGTDGREPISDYRVLQKELKLYMPGLVRKPVLVCANKMDEPDAPDNLASFRKKVKETVYPISCVSDEGFEELKQALLAEVLEIRRAEREED, encoded by the coding sequence ATGTTTTATGACGAGGTCAACGTGACTTTAAAGGCGGGCAAGGGCGGCGACGGCTGCTTCAGCTTCCGCCGTGCCAAGTATGAGCCCAAGGGCGGACCCGATGGCGGCGATGGTGGCCGCGGTGGCAATGTGTACATTGTGGGCGATACCAATGTCGCGGATCTGACGGATTTCCACTTCAAGCCCGGGTGGCGCGCCAAGAACGGCGAGCCCGGCCGGGGCAGTGATCAACACGGCGCCAAAGGCAGCCACCTGACGCTTAAGCTGCCCGTCGGGACCATCGTGGTGGACCGGGAGACGGGCGATCCGATCGCCGAGGTGACCGAACATGGCGAAGAAGTGCTCCTGCTCGAAGGTGGCGATGGCGGTAAAGGCAACGCCCAGTTCAAGTCCTCCACCAATCAGGCGCCACGGCAATTTACCCTCGGCAAACCGGGCGAGGAAGGGGAGTTTCGTCTCATCATCAAGACCATCGCCGATGTCGGTCTGATCGGCTTTCCCAATGCGGGTAAGTCCACTTTGCTGAACATGATGACCAATGCGCACCCGAAAACGGGCGCATACCCCTTCACCACCATGTTTCCGACGGTGGGCGTGCTGGAGTACCCCGATCAGTTTGAGCGGATCACGCTGGCCGATATTCCCGGCCTCATCGAAGGAGCCAGTAAAAACAAGGGGCTCGGGCACCGCTTCCTCAAGCATGTCGAACGCTGCAAGGTGCTTCTGGTCATGATTGATATGCAGGGCACCGACGGGCGTGAGCCGATTTCGGATTACCGCGTGCTGCAAAAGGAGCTCAAGTTGTACATGCCGGGGCTGGTTCGTAAGCCGGTGCTGGTTTGTGCGAACAAAATGGACGAACCGGACGCTCCGGATAACCTGGCAAGCTTCCGAAAAAAGGTGAAAGAGACCGTCTATCCAATTTCCTGTGTATCCGACGAGGGGTTCGAGGAATTGAAGCAGGCCCTTCTGGCGGAAGTGCTGGAAATACGCCGTGCGGAACGTGAAGAGGATTGA
- a CDS encoding Spy/CpxP family protein refolding chaperone: MKFTRQILSILALSMGVSLQTFAQAPAAPAQQPDQISQLAELVGLSDTQEQEIRDIVAEIEPKIERLQTEAQAVQAELVELSGPDFDEAAIREKASELGTLEGEMTASSIILQSKVDAVFTEEQRQQLEEMQRQQQQMQQQMRQQQMQRQIQQQLQQQQQQPQPGAGVAPAK; encoded by the coding sequence ATGAAATTCACCCGACAAATTCTATCTATCCTAGCGCTCAGCATGGGCGTGTCCTTGCAAACGTTCGCACAGGCTCCTGCGGCCCCCGCACAGCAACCGGACCAAATTTCCCAGCTCGCCGAGCTTGTGGGCTTAAGTGACACCCAGGAGCAGGAGATTCGCGATATCGTCGCCGAAATCGAGCCCAAGATCGAACGCCTGCAGACCGAGGCTCAAGCAGTTCAAGCGGAGCTCGTCGAACTATCCGGACCCGACTTTGACGAGGCCGCCATTCGCGAAAAGGCCTCCGAACTGGGGACCCTTGAGGGCGAGATGACTGCGTCGTCAATCATTCTGCAGTCCAAGGTTGATGCTGTATTTACAGAGGAACAGCGTCAGCAGCTGGAAGAAATGCAGCGCCAGCAACAGCAAATGCAGCAACAAATGCGTCAGCAACAGATGCAGCGCCAAATCCAGCAGCAGTTGCAACAGCAGCAGCAACAGCCACAACCGGGAGCGGGAGTCGCTCCGGCGAAGTAA
- a CDS encoding metalloprotease — MIRFSILGIPVCVQPWFWLTMVFIGGGLHASNSLEIMLVAVFAFAGFLSIMIHELGHALMIRKYGLPTSITLQAFGGFASYPSGQLDRKQSFLVTAAGPGLQFAFGILLIGLAGLIQIPEGSLFRPFLRDLILVSIFWSILNCLPVYPMDGGQMLAAILGPRKQRYVHLISAIVAVAIGVAGYFYLGTILLPIFMALFAWHNWQSFQATPR, encoded by the coding sequence ATGATTCGCTTTTCCATTTTAGGCATCCCCGTCTGCGTGCAACCCTGGTTCTGGCTGACAATGGTCTTTATCGGGGGTGGCTTGCACGCTTCCAACTCGCTCGAGATCATGCTGGTGGCGGTCTTCGCCTTCGCCGGCTTTCTTTCCATCATGATTCATGAGCTGGGCCATGCGCTGATGATCCGCAAATACGGTCTGCCGACATCGATCACCTTGCAGGCCTTTGGCGGATTTGCCTCTTACCCCTCGGGTCAACTCGACCGCAAACAGTCCTTTCTCGTCACGGCAGCGGGTCCAGGCCTCCAATTCGCATTTGGCATCCTTCTAATTGGTCTAGCCGGTCTTATTCAAATTCCTGAAGGCTCACTCTTCCGCCCTTTTCTGCGTGATTTGATTTTGGTCAGTATATTCTGGTCGATTCTGAATTGCCTCCCGGTCTACCCAATGGACGGGGGCCAAATGCTGGCCGCGATACTGGGACCCCGGAAGCAACGTTACGTGCATTTGATCAGCGCGATTGTCGCAGTGGCCATCGGCGTGGCCGGATACTTCTATCTCGGTACCATTTTGCTCCCTATTTTCATGGCCCTTTTTGCCTGGCACAATTGGCAATCTTTCCAGGCGACACCACGCTGA
- a CDS encoding AMP-binding protein, translated as MSRTQQIDIDEASFQQRAELKSHLAWESFVALARKPGRELIVDCTMQRRAMKSGFLLALAWGLSRRIKTWTDKKRVGIVFPPGLGGYIANLAVTLAGKVPVNLNFTLGPASVESCIRRADIDCLLTTQRVQKKMTGFPWPDEGIVDLVEEMKTLSKPKTLALLAAIYVLPGKFLAKCLKVPSTGDRDEAGLLFTSGSSGEPKGVALTHRNILSNCAQIDTAGLLPTSEKVLANLPIFHSFGFTVTLWYPLLRGCPVVTLPSPLEVKKIAEAIHAESATILIGTPTFFKPYLKRVEPEQLASLKYVIAGAEKTPDGFADAWEQRFGSIYFEGYGLTETSPVVSVNLPDKPQGVDYPGESDEGSRRGSVGRLFPGLAARILNPDTRVAASCDVTGLLALKGPNIFEGYLEDPERTAEVKEGEWFITGDLARFDADGFLYIEGRLSRFSKIGGEMVPHGTVEQALIEAFDLLDAEAPMLAVGARPDEAKGEALVLIAAIDLELSDVREKLASAGFSNLWIPKEMKRVESVPTLATGKLDLRGIQELAASA; from the coding sequence GTGAGCCGCACACAGCAAATCGATATCGACGAAGCATCGTTCCAGCAGCGTGCTGAACTGAAAAGTCACCTGGCATGGGAGAGTTTTGTCGCGCTGGCCCGTAAGCCCGGCCGGGAACTGATTGTCGATTGCACCATGCAGCGGCGTGCGATGAAAAGCGGCTTCCTGCTCGCGCTTGCCTGGGGCCTGTCCAGGCGTATCAAAACATGGACGGACAAGAAACGGGTGGGGATCGTCTTTCCCCCCGGTCTGGGTGGCTACATTGCCAATCTGGCGGTCACTCTGGCGGGGAAGGTTCCGGTCAACCTAAACTTCACACTAGGCCCGGCCAGTGTCGAGTCCTGCATTCGCAGGGCAGATATTGACTGCCTGCTCACCACCCAGCGTGTACAAAAGAAGATGACCGGCTTCCCCTGGCCGGACGAAGGGATCGTCGATCTGGTCGAGGAGATGAAAACCCTTTCGAAGCCGAAGACCTTGGCGCTCCTTGCGGCGATCTATGTGCTGCCGGGCAAATTTCTGGCAAAATGTTTGAAGGTGCCTTCGACGGGCGACCGGGACGAGGCTGGCTTGCTCTTCACCAGTGGCAGCTCCGGCGAGCCGAAGGGAGTGGCGCTGACGCATCGGAATATTCTGAGTAACTGCGCCCAGATTGACACGGCCGGCTTGCTGCCGACCTCGGAGAAAGTGCTCGCGAACCTCCCGATTTTTCACAGCTTCGGCTTTACGGTGACGCTCTGGTATCCGCTGCTCCGGGGCTGCCCGGTCGTGACCTTGCCGTCCCCGCTGGAAGTGAAAAAAATTGCGGAGGCGATCCATGCGGAGTCGGCGACGATTTTGATCGGCACGCCCACATTTTTTAAGCCCTACCTGAAACGGGTGGAGCCGGAGCAGTTGGCTTCGCTCAAATACGTGATTGCGGGCGCCGAGAAGACGCCGGACGGATTTGCCGATGCCTGGGAGCAGCGCTTCGGCAGCATTTACTTTGAAGGCTACGGGCTGACCGAAACCTCGCCGGTCGTCTCGGTCAATCTACCGGACAAGCCGCAAGGGGTCGACTATCCCGGAGAGTCGGATGAGGGGAGCCGGCGCGGGTCTGTGGGGCGGTTGTTTCCCGGCCTGGCCGCGCGTATCCTGAATCCGGATACGCGTGTGGCTGCTTCTTGCGATGTCACCGGGTTGCTTGCTTTGAAGGGGCCCAACATATTTGAAGGTTATTTGGAGGATCCCGAGCGCACTGCTGAAGTGAAAGAGGGCGAGTGGTTCATTACCGGAGATCTCGCGCGTTTTGATGCGGACGGCTTTCTCTACATTGAGGGGCGCCTTTCCCGGTTTTCCAAGATTGGTGGCGAGATGGTGCCCCACGGCACGGTCGAGCAGGCCTTGATCGAGGCCTTTGATTTGCTCGACGCGGAAGCGCCGATGCTGGCGGTGGGCGCCCGCCCGGACGAGGCAAAAGGCGAGGCGCTGGTGCTGATTGCCGCCATCGATCTCGAACTGAGCGACGTGCGGGAGAAGCTCGCCTCCGCCGGTTTCAGCAATCTCTGGATTCCAAAAGAGATGAAACGGGTGGAGTCGGTCCCGACGCTGGCCACCGGAAAGCTCGACTTGCGGGGGATTCAGGAGCTGGCCGCATCGGCCTGA
- the recD2 gene encoding SF1B family DNA helicase RecD2 — translation MSAPHQTDQSITGVLERIIYFNEDSAYCIAELRTPEGKTPVTILGQLPGVQCGETLRLNGEWTRHPQHGDQFKFARFKSQLPASVHGIRKYLGSGLIHGIGKSYAKKIVDYFGADTLRVISEDSGRLHEVPGIGKQRAKSIKLAWDEQRAVRDVMMFLQTYGVTPAQCVRLVKKYGNGAKRILQDEPYRLAEDIERIGFKTADKIALNLGFPTNSKERIEAGILHTMRQLEDDGHTLGTAEMILEQATRLLNLEPGLVQQYITALNRAERLFKVNAVDSAGQSLGPGYQLPKTAGAEKRIAEALAQISQTKSILPSIKVDAAIDWAEQRTGFEMASLQRTALQNTLRSKVSAITGGPGTGKTTILRAVVDILRAKKVRIALASPTGRAAQRLAEASGAPASTIHRLLKFDAASRSFLHNADEPLPCDFLILDETSMLDTRLAAHLFDAVPSGAHLLLVGDADQLPSVGAGNILGDLLTAPPAKVTRLDTIYRQGKESGIVTTAHAILHGETHPGMTFRSLRELDPEKDFTFIEAEDPEQCVLAIKYLAREYIPKTHGIDPIKDLQIMSPMHRGKGGITLLNAELQEVLNSKDQAESRMRSDPDYAAARQTHFREKTRKPLPAELEYGSTTFRIGDKVIQNRNNYDKNVFNGDTGIIRAIAPDRSGLTVDFGETQVEYTKGEMANVHLAYAISIHKSQGSEYPVVVIPLLKQHFLLLQRNLVYTGITRAKSKVYLVGSLDAYAMAIKNNEQQVRRTHLQARLRKACGDQADAASS, via the coding sequence ATGTCCGCTCCCCATCAGACAGACCAGAGCATCACCGGAGTCCTTGAAAGAATTATCTACTTCAACGAGGATTCGGCCTATTGCATTGCCGAGCTCCGCACGCCCGAGGGGAAAACGCCGGTCACGATCCTGGGGCAGCTACCCGGGGTGCAGTGTGGGGAAACCCTTCGGCTGAACGGTGAATGGACGCGACATCCACAACACGGAGACCAGTTCAAATTTGCCCGCTTTAAATCCCAGCTCCCGGCATCCGTGCACGGGATCCGCAAATACCTCGGCAGCGGTCTGATTCATGGCATCGGCAAGTCCTATGCGAAGAAGATCGTCGACTACTTCGGAGCGGATACCCTGCGCGTGATCAGCGAAGATTCGGGGCGCCTGCACGAAGTCCCGGGCATCGGCAAGCAGCGGGCCAAATCAATCAAACTGGCCTGGGATGAGCAGCGCGCGGTCCGGGACGTGATGATGTTCTTGCAGACCTATGGCGTCACGCCGGCCCAATGCGTCCGCCTCGTGAAAAAATACGGCAACGGCGCCAAACGCATTCTCCAGGACGAGCCCTACCGGCTGGCCGAGGACATCGAACGCATCGGCTTCAAAACCGCGGATAAAATCGCACTCAACCTGGGCTTCCCCACCAATTCGAAAGAACGCATCGAGGCGGGCATTCTCCACACCATGCGGCAACTTGAAGACGATGGTCACACACTGGGCACCGCTGAAATGATTTTGGAGCAAGCCACACGCTTACTCAATCTTGAGCCGGGCCTTGTCCAGCAGTACATCACCGCGCTGAACCGGGCAGAAAGGCTCTTCAAGGTCAATGCCGTCGATAGTGCCGGACAAAGTCTTGGCCCCGGCTACCAGCTCCCCAAGACAGCTGGCGCAGAAAAACGAATCGCCGAAGCACTGGCACAGATCAGTCAGACCAAGTCGATCCTCCCTTCGATCAAGGTCGATGCCGCGATCGATTGGGCCGAGCAACGCACCGGTTTTGAGATGGCTAGCCTACAACGCACGGCCCTACAGAATACGCTTCGGTCAAAAGTGTCCGCCATCACCGGCGGCCCGGGGACAGGAAAGACCACGATCCTCCGTGCTGTCGTCGACATCCTGCGGGCCAAGAAAGTGCGCATTGCCCTCGCCTCTCCGACCGGGCGTGCCGCCCAGCGATTGGCCGAAGCATCCGGGGCGCCGGCCAGTACCATTCACCGGCTGCTCAAGTTTGACGCCGCCAGCCGAAGCTTTCTACACAATGCAGACGAGCCACTGCCCTGCGACTTTCTGATACTTGACGAAACGAGTATGCTCGATACCCGACTGGCAGCACACCTCTTCGATGCCGTTCCGAGCGGAGCGCACCTGCTTCTGGTGGGCGATGCCGATCAGCTCCCCTCCGTCGGGGCCGGCAACATACTGGGCGATCTGCTGACCGCACCTCCCGCAAAAGTGACGCGCCTGGATACCATCTATCGACAGGGCAAAGAAAGCGGTATCGTGACCACCGCCCACGCGATTCTCCACGGCGAGACGCATCCGGGCATGACCTTTCGCAGTCTTCGGGAGCTCGACCCGGAAAAGGACTTTACCTTCATCGAGGCGGAAGATCCGGAGCAATGCGTCCTTGCGATAAAATATCTCGCCCGTGAGTACATCCCCAAAACGCATGGCATCGATCCGATCAAGGACTTGCAAATCATGTCGCCCATGCACCGGGGCAAGGGCGGGATCACGCTCTTAAACGCCGAACTGCAAGAAGTACTCAACTCGAAAGACCAGGCCGAGTCACGCATGCGCTCCGATCCGGATTATGCCGCCGCCAGGCAAACCCACTTTCGGGAAAAGACCCGCAAGCCGCTGCCGGCGGAGCTCGAATACGGTAGCACCACCTTCCGAATCGGCGACAAGGTCATCCAAAACCGCAACAACTACGACAAGAATGTCTTCAACGGTGATACCGGCATCATCCGGGCCATCGCTCCGGATCGCTCCGGACTGACCGTTGATTTTGGCGAGACCCAAGTCGAATACACCAAAGGCGAAATGGCCAATGTCCACCTCGCCTATGCCATCTCCATCCACAAGAGCCAGGGCAGCGAGTATCCGGTCGTCGTCATCCCCCTGCTCAAACAACACTTTTTGCTCCTGCAACGAAATCTGGTTTACACCGGCATCACCCGGGCAAAGTCGAAGGTCTACCTCGTCGGCTCGCTCGACGCCTATGCCATGGCGATCAAGAACAACGAGCAACAAGTGCGCCGCACTCACTTGCAAGCGCGACTGAGGAAGGCCTGCGGCGATCAGGCCGATGCGGCCAGCTCCTGA